Proteins from one Diorhabda carinulata isolate Delta chromosome 10, icDioCari1.1, whole genome shotgun sequence genomic window:
- the LOC130899095 gene encoding U2 small nuclear ribonucleoprotein A' → MVKLTAEIIQNSMQYINPVKDRELDLRGYRIPEIENLGATGDQYDTIDFSDNDIRKLDGFPFLQRLKCLLLNNNRIVRIGEHLEEYIPNLESLILTGNQIEDLGDIDPLVTLEQLSTLSLMFNPITSKQHYRSYVIYKLPQLKLLDFRKIKLKEREEAKALFKSKKGKDIQKEIAKKAKTFVPGGSVNNVARNKGLNDEEIKMIREAINKASSLQEVERLQKILQSGQIPGNIFDSRNQNGGTSMDYE, encoded by the exons atggtAAAACTAACtgcagaaattattcaaaattctatGCAATACATAAATCCAGTTAAAGATAGAGAACTAGATTTAAGAG GATACAGAATacctgaaattgaaaatttaggtGCTACTGGTGATCAATATGATACAATAGATTTTTCCGATAATGATATCAGGAAATTAGATGGTTTTCCTTTTCTACAACGATTAAAGTGTTTACTTTTGAACAATAACCGCATTGT TCGTATAGGGGAACATCTAGAAGAGTatataccaaatttggaaagtTTAATATTGACTGGAAATCAAATTGAAGATTTGGGTGATATTGATCCTTTAGTTACTTTAGAGCAACTTTCTACCTTAAGTTTAATGTTCAACCCTATTACATCTAAGCAGCACTATAGGTCATATGTCATATACAAACTTCCTCAGTTAAAATTGcttgattttcgaaaaattaaattgaaagaaagagaAGAAGCTAAAGCTTtgtttaaaagtaaaaaaggaAAGGATATACAGAAAGAGATTGctaaaaaagcaaaaacattTGTACCTGGAGGTTCTGTTAACAATGTAGCTAGGAATAAAG GTTTGAATgatgaagaaatcaaaatgATAAGAGAAGCTATCAATAAAGCCAGTTCGTTACAAGAAGTAGAAAGGTTACAGAAAATACTACAATCTGGTCAAATTCCTGGAAACATTTTTGATTCAC GAAATCAAAATGGAGGGACCTCGATGGATtacgaataa